One stretch of Lysobacter sp. TY2-98 DNA includes these proteins:
- a CDS encoding malate dehydrogenase, with product MKTPVRVAVTGAAGQIGYSLLFRIASGEMLGKDQPVILQMLELPMEKAQAALKGVMMELEDCAFPLLAGMVGTDDAEVAFKDADIALLVGARPRGPGMERKDLLLENAKIFTAQGAALNKVASRNVKVLVVGNPANTNAYIAMKSAPDLPAKNFTAMLRLDHNRALSQLANKAGVPVGDIDKLVVWGNHSPTMYPDYRFATVNGKSLKDMINDPEWNANEFIPKVGKRGAAIIEARGLSSAASAANAAIDHIRDWVLGTNGKWVTMGVPSDGSYGIPEGVIYGVPVTCANGEYTRVEGLPIDDFSRAAMDKTLAELEEERQGVAHLL from the coding sequence ATGAAGACCCCCGTCCGCGTCGCCGTCACCGGTGCAGCCGGCCAGATCGGTTACTCGCTGCTGTTCCGCATCGCCAGTGGCGAAATGCTCGGCAAGGATCAACCCGTGATCCTGCAGATGCTCGAGCTGCCGATGGAGAAGGCGCAGGCCGCGCTCAAGGGCGTGATGATGGAACTCGAGGACTGCGCGTTCCCGCTGCTCGCCGGCATGGTCGGCACGGATGATGCGGAAGTCGCGTTCAAGGACGCCGACATCGCGCTGCTGGTCGGCGCGCGTCCGCGCGGCCCGGGCATGGAGCGCAAGGACCTGCTGCTCGAGAACGCGAAGATCTTCACCGCGCAGGGCGCAGCGCTGAACAAGGTCGCCTCGCGCAACGTGAAGGTGCTGGTCGTCGGCAACCCGGCGAACACCAATGCCTACATCGCGATGAAGTCGGCGCCGGACCTGCCGGCGAAGAACTTCACCGCGATGCTGCGCCTCGATCACAACCGTGCGCTGTCGCAGCTCGCGAACAAGGCGGGCGTGCCGGTCGGCGATATCGACAAGCTCGTCGTGTGGGGCAACCACTCGCCGACGATGTATCCGGACTACCGCTTCGCGACGGTCAACGGGAAGTCGCTGAAGGACATGATCAACGACCCCGAGTGGAACGCGAACGAGTTCATTCCGAAGGTCGGCAAGCGCGGCGCGGCGATCATTGAAGCGCGCGGCCTGTCGTCGGCGGCGTCGGCGGCGAATGCCGCGATCGACCACATCCGCGACTGGGTGCTCGGCACCAACGGCAAGTGGGTGACGATGGGCGTGCCGTCGGACGGCAGCTACGGCATTCCGGAAGGCGTGATCTACGGCGTGCCGGTGACCTGCGCGAACGGCGAGTACACGCGCGTCGAAGGCCTGCCGATCGACGACTTCAGCCGCGCCGCGATGGACAAGACGCTGGCCGAGCTCGAGGAAGAGCGGCAGGGCGTCGCGCATCTGCTGTAA
- a CDS encoding aminotransferase class I/II-fold pyridoxal phosphate-dependent enzyme, which translates to MPRLASRIGRAKPSAIMQVAEKAKRLKAEGRDIISFSIGVPNFLPGPHVYEAAANALKHDSGQYGSNRGADALIDAFLAHMAEIGLTGYTRANCATGIGAKHVIYNLAEALLDEGDTIAFPTPYWTSYVDIAEIVNAKIDLLPCPAEQNYKLTPAQLDAALAKKPRVFLFNNPSNPTGMVYSKDEINALADVLVKYPDTWVITDDIYNRMVFDGIGYHNFVHARPELRERVIFIDSLSKTYGMPGWRVGFMAGPEVIAQACVTMNSNHITNLPEVTTAAAIAALTGPQDVPQQKNLEFQAKRDQVMAVMDSIPGVKCPRPQGAFYAFPDISAAFGKTHGPTGLAISNDADFCNALLEAKGVACVPGSAFGEPRALRISYTCPTPQLQPGLERFREFFAELV; encoded by the coding sequence ATGCCCCGTCTCGCCTCGCGCATCGGTCGCGCCAAGCCCTCCGCGATCATGCAGGTCGCCGAAAAGGCCAAGCGTCTCAAGGCCGAAGGCCGCGACATCATCAGCTTCTCGATCGGCGTCCCGAACTTCCTGCCGGGCCCGCATGTGTACGAAGCGGCGGCCAACGCGCTCAAGCACGACAGCGGCCAGTACGGCAGCAACCGCGGCGCCGACGCGCTGATCGATGCGTTCCTCGCGCACATGGCCGAGATCGGCCTGACCGGTTACACGCGCGCCAACTGCGCGACGGGCATCGGCGCCAAGCACGTCATCTACAACCTCGCCGAAGCGTTGCTCGACGAAGGCGACACGATCGCGTTCCCGACGCCGTACTGGACCAGCTACGTCGACATCGCCGAGATCGTCAACGCGAAGATCGACCTGCTGCCGTGCCCGGCCGAGCAGAACTACAAGCTCACGCCCGCGCAGCTCGATGCCGCGCTCGCGAAGAAGCCGCGCGTGTTCCTCTTCAACAACCCCTCGAATCCGACCGGCATGGTCTATTCGAAGGACGAGATCAACGCGCTCGCCGACGTGCTGGTGAAGTACCCCGACACGTGGGTCATCACCGACGACATCTACAACCGCATGGTGTTCGACGGCATCGGCTATCACAACTTCGTGCATGCCCGCCCCGAACTGCGCGAGCGTGTGATCTTCATCGACTCGCTGTCGAAGACGTACGGCATGCCGGGTTGGCGCGTCGGTTTCATGGCCGGGCCGGAAGTCATCGCGCAGGCCTGCGTGACGATGAACTCGAACCACATCACCAACCTGCCCGAAGTGACGACCGCCGCCGCGATCGCCGCGCTCACCGGTCCGCAGGACGTGCCGCAGCAGAAGAACCTCGAGTTCCAGGCCAAGCGCGACCAGGTCATGGCGGTGATGGACAGCATCCCCGGCGTGAAGTGCCCGCGTCCGCAGGGCGCGTTCTACGCATTCCCGGACATCAGCGCCGCGTTCGGCAAGACGCACGGCCCGACGGGTCTCGCGATCAGCAACGACGCCGACTTCTGCAATGCGCTGCTCGAAGCCAAGGGCGTGGCCTGCGTGCCGGGCTCGGCATTCGGCGAGCCGCGCGCGCTGCGCATCAGCTACACCTGCCCGACGCCGCAACTGCAGCCGGGCCTCGAGCGCTTCCGCGAATTCTTCGCAGAGCTCGTGTGA
- a CDS encoding peptidylprolyl isomerase, which yields MSLVAHFDTDRGPIRVELAADKAPLTVANFVNLAKRGFYDGLSFHRVINDFMIQGGCPKGTGTGGPGYKFEDEARNGLTHDRGVLSMANAGPNTNGSQFFITHVATPWLDGKHTVFGKVLEGQEIVDSVKQGDIIRSVKIEGDSDAVLAAKADRVAEWNKTLDANARP from the coding sequence ATGTCCCTCGTCGCCCATTTCGACACCGACCGCGGCCCGATCCGCGTCGAACTCGCCGCCGACAAGGCGCCGCTGACCGTCGCCAACTTCGTGAACCTCGCCAAGCGCGGCTTCTACGATGGCCTGTCGTTCCACCGCGTCATCAACGATTTCATGATCCAGGGCGGCTGCCCCAAGGGCACCGGCACCGGCGGCCCGGGGTACAAGTTCGAGGACGAGGCGCGCAACGGCCTCACCCACGACCGCGGCGTGCTCTCCATGGCCAACGCCGGCCCGAACACCAACGGCAGCCAGTTCTTCATCACCCACGTCGCCACGCCGTGGCTCGACGGCAAGCACACCGTGTTCGGCAAGGTGCTGGAAGGCCAGGAGATCGTCGACTCGGTGAAGCAGGGCGACATCATCCGCTCGGTCAAGATCGAGGGTGACAGCGACGCCGTGCTGGCCGCCAAGGCCGACCGCGTCGCCGAGTGGAACAAGACGCTCGACGCCAACGCGCGCCCGTAA